The following proteins are co-located in the Mobula hypostoma chromosome 4, sMobHyp1.1, whole genome shotgun sequence genome:
- the trim59 gene encoding tripartite motif-containing protein 59: MDNFEEDLTCSICYSIFEDPRVLPCSHTFCRSCLENIIRESRNLPPWRAQIPLKCPTCRSTVDLPPVGTGSLPINFSLVGIIDKYQKEEQSKTPNCPEHNQPLNMFCLLDRRLVCGYCLTVGQHQKHSVDDLQNAYIKEKEKASKLVDQLTDKHWAELSIFIEKLEHQKLQAEHIIQGEREIVIQYFQNLQKNIEAKKLALLAILHDVNLKITNEYGPVIQKMKELREEQHNLITFSTYVEEEEDPLLYLEKIQILRQKTSTLMKTELPVVHPLNIHPQAEQFLTEKWSKVTVGHITEAPILQAKHLLETQWNKCIAMYIKHTKVFAQRFVITVVLSSLILFITQISHIFKDYCVDAFNAAVFSFPQLNTLSDIILEIFARVCFLKATIQHSVQLLINFFAHITDFHFI; encoded by the coding sequence ATGGATAATTTTGAGGAGGACTTAACTTGTTCCATATGTTATTCTATTTTCGAAGATCCTCGTGTGTTGCCTTGTTCTCACACTTTTTGCAGATCTTGTTTGGAGAATATCATTCGGGAATCAAGAAATTTACCTCCTTGGCGTGCACAAATCCCACTGAAATGTCCAACTTGTAGAAGTACTGTGGATCTTCCTCCAGTGGGCACTGGCTCGTTACCCATAAACTTTTCACTGGTGGGAATTAtagataaatatcagaaagaagaACAGTCAAAGACACCTAACTGTCCTGAGCACAATCAGCCATTAAACATGTTCTGTCTATTAGACCGTCGATTGGTGTGCGGTTATTGTTTAACAGTGGGCCAGCATCAAAAGCATTCTGTTGATGATCTCCAGAATGCTTATATTAAAGAGAAGGAGAAAGCTAGCAAACTTGTTGACCAGCTAACTGATAAACACTGGGCAGAATTATCCATTTTCATTGAAAAATTGGAGCATCAGAAATTGCAAGCTGAACACATCATTCAAGGCGAACGAGAAATTGTCATTCAGTATTTCCAGAATCTTCAAAAAAATATAGAAGCCAAAAAGCTTGCTCTTCTGGCAATTTTACATGATGTTAATTTAAAAATTACTAATGAATATGGCCCAGTAATACAGAAAATGAAAGAGTTGAGGGAAGAACAGCACAACCTTATAACATTCAGCACATAtgtagaagaagaagaggacCCTTTGTTGTACcttgagaaaattcaaatattacGGCAGAAGACAAGTACATTAATGAAAACAGAGCTTCCAGTTGTTCACCCATTGAATATACATCCACAAGCAGAACAATTTCTTACTGAGAAATGGTCAAAGGTCACAGTTGGCCACATTACTGAAGCACCAATTCTGCAAGCAAAGCATTTATTGGAAACTCAATGGAATAAATGTATTGCCATGTATATTAAGCACACAAAAGTATTTGCTCAAAGATTTGTGATCACAGTTGTACTTTCATCCCTGATACTATTCATAACCCAAATCTCTCACATTTTCAAGGATTATTGTGTTGATGCCTTTAATGCTGCAGTTTTCAGTTTCCCACAGCTGAACACATTAAGTGATATCATACTAGAAATTTTTGCCAGAGTTTGTTTTTTGAAGGCTACCATACAACATTCTGTGCAACTACTCATTAATTTTTTTGCACATATAACAGACTTTCATTTTATTTAA